A genome region from Triticum aestivum cultivar Chinese Spring chromosome 2B, IWGSC CS RefSeq v2.1, whole genome shotgun sequence includes the following:
- the LOC123041525 gene encoding beta-glucosidase 12-like has translation MKDMGMDAYRFSISWTRILPDGTLRGGVNREGVEYYNNLINELLSRGVQPFVTLFHWDSPQALEDKYGGFLNPNIINDYKDYAEVCFREFGDRVKHWITFNEPWAVSVAGYAMGVLAPGRCSPWEMGKCSAGDSASEPYTVSHHQLLAHAAAVKLYREKYKVVQKGKIGITLVSAWFVPFSRSDSDSDAAKRATDFMLGWFMDPLTRGDYPLSMRRLVRDRLPRFTKQQSKLVKGAFDFIGINYYTANYADNLPPSNGLKSYNTDARANLTGFRNGTPIGLQTGLPWLYVYPQGLRDLMLYVKEKYGNPTIYITENGLGETTTNTSLPLAEALKDDARIEYHHMHLVALLSAIRDGANVKGYFAWSLLDNFEWATGYTVRFGLHYVDYDDGRKRYPKRSAGWFKRFLK, from the exons ATGAAGGATATGGGAATGGATGCATACAGGTTCTCCATATCATGGACAAGGATTCTTCCAG ATGGGACTCTGAGAGGTGGAGTGAACAGAGAAGGCGTCGAGTATTACAACAACTTGATTAATGAGCTATTATCCAGAG GGGTGCAGCCATTTGTGACCCTTTTTCACTGGGATTCACCTCAGGCATTAGAAGATAAATACGGAGGGTTTCTTAACCCTAATATCAT AAACGACTATAAGGATTACGCTGAAGTCTGCTTCAGGGAGTTCGGGGACCGAGTGAAGCACTGGATCACATTCAATGAGCCCTGGGCCGTGAGCGTTGCGGGCTATGCAATGGGTGTGCTTGCGCCAGGTAGGTGCTCACCCTGGGAGATGGGGAAATGCAGCGCTGGAGATTCAGCAAGTGAGCCTTACACAGTATCCCACCATCAGCTACTCGCCCATGCGGCGGCCGTCAAATTATACAGAGAGAAATATAAG GTCGTTCAGAAGGGGAAGATTGGGATAACTTTAGTCTCAGCCTGGTTTGTTCCCTTCTCCCGTTCAGACTCCGACAGTGATGCAGCAAAGCGTGCTACAGACTTCATGCTTGGATG GTTTATGGACCCCCTAACCAGAGGAGACTACCCACTGAGCATGAGAAGACTTGTCAGAGATCGCTTACCGCGGTTCACCAAACAACAATCTAAATTGGTCAAGGGTGCATTCGACTTCATTGGTATCAACTACTACACTGCAAACTATGCTGATAACCTTCCACCATCAAATGGCCTGAAGAGCTACAATACAGATGCCCGAGCTAATCTTACCG GATTTCGAAATGGCACCCCCATAGGTCTTCAG ACTGGTTTACCTTGGCTCTACGTCTACCCTCAAGGGTTACGTGATCTGATGCTTTATGTCAAGGAGAAGTATGGCAATCCTACCATCTACATCACCGAAAATG GCCTCGGTGAAACCACCACCAACACGAGCCTACCACTCGCGGAAGCACTGAAGGACGATGCGAGGATAGAGTACCACCACATGCACCTTGTTGCCTTGTTGAGTGCGATCAG GGATGGGGCAAACGTGAAGGGGTACTTCGCGTGGTCGCTGCTGGACAACTTCGAGTGGGCGACTGGGTACACGGTGCGCTTCGGATTACACTACGTAGACTACGACGATGGGCGGAAGCGGTACCCCAAGCGCTCTGCCGGCTGGTTCAAGAGGTTCCTCAAGTGA